One window from the genome of Streptomyces sp. NBC_00708 encodes:
- a CDS encoding ABC transporter ATP-binding protein — protein MTAQELLEVRDLGVDFTAPDGSPLHAVRGVSFTLRRGETLAVVGESGSGKSTTALALNRMLPGTGRITSGTVRLNGRDLATADDAELRAVRGARIGMVFQDPMTALNPVLTAGRHIDEVLRAHGNRDKAARRARTVELLDRVGIPDPHRRADDHPHQFSGGQRQRILIAMALAGEPDILLADEPTTALDATVQDQILTLLGDLNRETGTALVLITHNMGVVARACERVLVMYGGTVVEDGPTAEVLTRPRHPYTAGLLAAVPRLATPSGTRLTGIPGSPPDLTLLGDGCAFADRCTLVEDRCRTATPPLARVTGDVRVACLPAAGRTEPLPAPAPPTRIDRPAPGAVVLEADGLTKTYGGRAVRRRGEPALDGVSLTLAEGETLGIVGESGSGKSTLARILAHAHTADGGTLRLRGEDVTRPSRRALHGVRRQVQMVFQDPYASLNPRMTVGEIVAEPLIAFGIGDRDARRARVAELLELAGLDPAVAGRHPRSFSGGQRQRIGIARALAPAPSVLICDEPVSALDVSVQAQIVGLLTDLQRDLGLSLVFIAHDLAVVRQVSHRIAVMHRGRIVETGTADEVCDHPRDPYTRALLAAAPEPVPPVARAERVEKTGALA, from the coding sequence ATGACCGCCCAGGAGCTGCTGGAGGTCCGCGACCTCGGCGTCGACTTCACCGCCCCCGACGGCTCACCGCTGCACGCCGTGCGCGGGGTCTCCTTCACCCTGCGCCGGGGCGAGACCCTGGCCGTCGTCGGCGAGTCCGGGTCCGGCAAGTCCACCACCGCGCTCGCCCTGAACCGGATGCTCCCCGGCACCGGCCGCATCACCAGCGGCACGGTCCGCCTGAACGGCCGCGATCTCGCCACCGCCGACGACGCGGAACTGCGGGCCGTGCGCGGCGCCCGCATCGGCATGGTCTTCCAGGACCCGATGACCGCCCTCAACCCCGTCCTCACCGCCGGCCGCCACATCGACGAGGTGCTGCGCGCCCACGGCAACCGCGACAAGGCCGCCCGCCGCGCCCGCACCGTCGAACTCCTCGACCGGGTCGGCATCCCCGACCCGCACCGCCGCGCCGACGACCACCCCCACCAGTTCTCCGGCGGGCAGCGTCAGCGCATCCTCATCGCGATGGCGCTCGCCGGCGAACCCGACATCCTCCTCGCCGACGAACCGACCACCGCGCTCGACGCCACCGTGCAGGACCAGATCCTCACCCTGCTCGGCGACCTCAACCGCGAGACCGGCACCGCCCTCGTCCTCATCACCCACAACATGGGCGTCGTCGCCCGCGCTTGCGAACGGGTTCTCGTCATGTACGGCGGCACCGTCGTCGAGGACGGCCCCACCGCCGAAGTGCTCACCCGCCCCCGCCACCCGTACACCGCCGGGCTCCTGGCCGCCGTGCCGCGCCTCGCCACCCCGTCCGGCACCCGGCTCACCGGCATCCCCGGCAGCCCGCCCGACCTCACCCTCCTCGGGGACGGCTGCGCCTTCGCCGACCGCTGCACCCTCGTCGAGGACCGCTGCCGCACCGCCACCCCGCCGCTCGCCCGGGTGACCGGCGACGTACGGGTGGCCTGCCTCCCCGCCGCCGGACGCACCGAACCCCTGCCCGCCCCGGCCCCGCCCACCCGCATCGACCGTCCCGCGCCCGGCGCGGTCGTCCTGGAGGCGGACGGCCTGACCAAGACATACGGGGGACGGGCCGTCCGCCGACGGGGGGAGCCCGCGCTCGACGGCGTGTCGCTGACCCTCGCGGAGGGCGAGACCCTGGGCATCGTCGGCGAGTCCGGCTCCGGCAAGTCCACCCTGGCCCGGATCCTCGCCCATGCCCACACCGCCGACGGCGGCACCCTGCGGCTGCGCGGCGAGGACGTCACCCGGCCCTCCCGGCGCGCGCTGCACGGGGTGCGCCGCCAGGTCCAGATGGTGTTCCAGGACCCGTACGCCTCGCTGAACCCCCGGATGACCGTGGGCGAGATCGTCGCCGAACCCCTCATCGCGTTCGGCATCGGCGACCGCGACGCACGCCGGGCGCGCGTGGCGGAACTCCTGGAGCTGGCGGGCCTGGACCCCGCCGTGGCCGGACGCCACCCGCGCTCCTTCTCCGGCGGCCAGCGCCAGCGCATCGGCATCGCCCGCGCGCTCGCCCCCGCACCCTCCGTCCTCATCTGCGACGAACCCGTCTCCGCGCTCGACGTGTCCGTCCAGGCCCAGATCGTCGGTCTGCTCACCGACCTCCAGCGCGACCTGGGTCTCTCCCTCGTCTTCATCGCCCACGACCTCGCGGTCGTCCGGCAGGTCAGCCACCGCATCGCCGTGATGCACCGGGGCCGCATCGTGGAGACCGGCACCGCCGACGAGGTCTGCGACCACCCCCGCGACCCGTACACCCGCGCCCTGCTCGCCGCCGCGCCCGAACCCGTACCCCCGGTGGCCCGTGCCGAGCGCGTCGAGAAGACGGGGGCGCTCGCGTGA
- a CDS encoding ABC transporter substrate-binding protein, with translation MTELYPLTPSGPSRRSTLRAAGALLLGLGLAGCRSAVSDTSSAPQGASAARRRGGVLNVAVNADFTPALLFAQSGQSLQQRLIYNTLTRYDDRLHPKPELATSWTYAKDGRSITLRLRDDVTFHNGRRFTADDVIFAVKNLQNPVRAAQLRSTAATVTGFEKRGDHELVLKLAHPVNNLFDLFEFMIITDSESVEDAVAGKKFIGTGPFKLKKWSPGSGLSLTRNDAYWQPGRPYLDGVELRVIAQADALISSLRSGQSQLSFDVPGKSLGVVKADNGLAISDYDTGAGAVYLGVNTTVAPLNDRTVRQALAWAVDRDRLVAQTLGGYGLASAAPWPKSSPAYSEANRTHYTHDPAKARELLKSAGHSRLDLPMLHIALPGETAIAESIQYDLKQVGVHVTLQPTDGATAQKKLISQGMPALWSLGHGFAQVQPSTLAVSAYPFNEAKNTSKYRSTAYTKVVQEAWTEPETDTAAANALHQKISTILLDEAFLIDLVVRGQLQVSADRLHGVTLNKFSYLNLDNAYLV, from the coding sequence ATGACCGAGCTGTACCCCCTCACGCCCTCCGGACCGTCCCGGCGCTCCACGCTGCGCGCCGCCGGCGCCCTGCTCCTCGGCCTGGGCCTCGCGGGCTGCCGCTCGGCGGTGTCGGACACCTCGTCCGCCCCGCAGGGTGCGAGTGCCGCACGCCGGCGCGGCGGCGTGCTGAACGTCGCCGTGAACGCCGACTTCACCCCCGCCCTGCTGTTCGCCCAGAGCGGCCAGTCCCTCCAGCAACGGCTGATCTACAACACCCTCACCCGCTACGACGACCGGCTCCACCCGAAACCCGAGCTCGCCACCTCCTGGACGTACGCCAAGGACGGGCGGAGCATCACGCTGCGGCTGCGCGACGACGTCACCTTCCACAACGGCCGCAGGTTCACCGCGGACGATGTGATCTTCGCGGTGAAGAACCTTCAGAACCCGGTGCGGGCTGCGCAGTTGAGGAGCACCGCGGCCACGGTCACCGGGTTCGAGAAGCGCGGCGACCACGAACTGGTGCTCAAGCTGGCGCACCCGGTGAACAACCTCTTCGACCTGTTCGAGTTCATGATCATCACGGACTCGGAGTCCGTCGAGGACGCCGTGGCCGGGAAGAAGTTCATCGGGACCGGCCCGTTCAAGCTGAAGAAGTGGAGCCCCGGCTCCGGACTGAGCCTCACCCGCAACGACGCGTACTGGCAGCCCGGCCGGCCCTACCTCGACGGCGTCGAACTGCGGGTCATAGCCCAGGCCGACGCGCTGATCTCGTCCCTGCGCTCCGGCCAGTCCCAGCTCTCCTTCGACGTGCCCGGCAAGAGCCTCGGCGTTGTCAAGGCCGACAACGGGCTTGCCATCAGCGACTACGACACCGGTGCCGGAGCCGTCTACCTCGGCGTCAACACCACCGTCGCCCCGCTGAACGACCGGACCGTCCGCCAGGCACTCGCCTGGGCCGTCGACCGGGACCGGCTCGTCGCCCAGACCCTCGGCGGCTACGGTCTCGCCTCCGCCGCTCCCTGGCCCAAGTCCTCGCCCGCCTACAGCGAGGCCAACCGCACCCACTACACCCACGACCCCGCCAAGGCCCGCGAGCTGCTGAAGTCGGCCGGCCACAGCAGGCTCGATCTCCCCATGCTGCACATCGCGCTGCCCGGCGAGACGGCGATCGCCGAGTCCATCCAGTACGACCTCAAGCAGGTCGGCGTCCACGTCACGCTCCAGCCCACCGACGGGGCCACCGCGCAGAAGAAGCTCATCTCGCAGGGCATGCCGGCCCTGTGGTCCCTCGGGCACGGATTCGCCCAGGTGCAGCCGTCCACCCTCGCCGTCAGCGCGTATCCCTTCAACGAGGCGAAGAACACCTCCAAGTACCGCTCCACCGCCTACACCAAGGTCGTCCAGGAGGCCTGGACCGAGCCGGAGACCGACACGGCCGCCGCCAACGCCCTGCACCAGAAGATCTCCACCATTCTGCTCGACGAGGCGTTCCTCATCGACCTCGTCGTGCGCGGACAGCTCCAGGTATCCGCCGACCGGCTGCACGGCGTCACACTCAACAAGTTCTCCTACCTCAACCTCGACAACGCCTACCTGGTGTGA
- a CDS encoding sulfatase-like hydrolase/transferase, with the protein MTTSTRRDPYDGFPGRIGRTFAASEPAWPAPRTPGEKAPNIVVVLVDDMGYSDIGPFGSEIATPVLDGLAEDGVRLSNYHTMPLCSPARAALLTGLNPHRVGYAMVANSDPGFPGYGMEIADDIPTLAELLHDSGYATYAVGKWHLVRDSASNAADDRDNWPLRKGFDQYYGVLEGLTSLFHPHQLVRDNSPLDIDEFPDDYYYTDDITDQAISMVKSLRAHDPDKPFFLYLAHNAVHGPLQAKEEDIARHRGRYDEGWDALRERRFAAQIADGLFPPGTELPERNSEAGQDVPAWDSLTEEQQRLYARYMEVYAALVDNIDQNLGRLTATLEALGELDNTIIVFTSDNGGTGEGGAEGTRSYFSRFVHHPALPGDWTPDVDRDPELIGGPRSLVHYPRGWGMASNTPFRLYKGHTYAGGVRVPFVLSWPRGARDGRLTPGIRPQYQYVTDIAPTLLELAGLERPEQRRGVTLQEPDGVTFTPVLTDPDHLSTHPEQYCEMTGNRSYYRDGHKLVTLHRPGAPYDDSEWALYDIRTDPTEIHDLAAEHPDLVKELSAAWEKAAWRNGVFPLPDGSGALARRNPAERRLSRPLTLLPGTPELERYRSSRLVSLRSFEVTVAVEETGEGVLVSHGDQGGGYSLYVEDGRLHFAYNEYGVLHESDAGPLSPGEHLVRLAATAEKGLRWGFTIDVDGEVRATPPSVHQLIGMAPFQGISVGVDRKSPVSWPLFERHRSFRYRGRLRSVTYIPGEPGPDSPEAVAQALKEAAAAFE; encoded by the coding sequence ATGACCACCAGCACCCGCCGCGACCCCTACGACGGCTTCCCCGGCCGGATCGGCCGCACCTTCGCCGCATCCGAACCGGCCTGGCCGGCGCCCCGTACCCCGGGGGAGAAGGCCCCCAACATCGTCGTCGTCCTCGTCGACGACATGGGCTACAGCGACATCGGCCCCTTCGGCTCCGAGATCGCCACACCCGTCCTCGACGGTCTGGCCGAGGACGGTGTACGCCTCAGCAACTACCACACCATGCCGCTGTGCTCACCGGCCCGCGCCGCCCTCCTCACCGGGCTCAACCCGCACCGCGTCGGCTACGCCATGGTCGCCAACTCCGACCCCGGCTTCCCCGGTTACGGCATGGAGATCGCCGACGACATCCCCACCCTCGCCGAACTCCTCCACGACTCCGGCTACGCCACCTACGCCGTCGGCAAATGGCACCTCGTCCGCGACTCCGCGTCCAACGCCGCCGACGACCGCGACAACTGGCCGCTGCGCAAGGGGTTCGACCAGTACTACGGCGTCCTGGAAGGCCTCACCAGCCTTTTCCACCCGCACCAGCTCGTCCGCGACAACAGCCCGCTGGACATCGACGAGTTCCCCGACGACTACTACTACACCGACGACATCACCGACCAGGCCATCTCCATGGTGAAGTCGCTGCGCGCCCACGACCCGGACAAGCCCTTCTTCCTCTACCTCGCGCACAACGCCGTCCACGGCCCCCTCCAGGCCAAGGAGGAGGACATCGCCCGCCACCGGGGACGCTACGACGAGGGCTGGGACGCGCTGCGCGAACGCCGCTTCGCCGCCCAGATCGCCGACGGCCTCTTCCCGCCCGGCACCGAACTCCCCGAGCGCAACAGCGAGGCCGGGCAGGACGTGCCCGCCTGGGACAGCCTCACCGAGGAGCAACAGCGCCTGTACGCCCGCTACATGGAGGTGTACGCGGCGCTCGTCGACAACATCGACCAGAACCTGGGCCGGCTCACCGCCACCCTCGAAGCGCTCGGCGAACTCGACAACACCATCATCGTCTTCACCTCCGACAACGGAGGCACCGGCGAGGGCGGCGCCGAGGGGACCCGCTCCTACTTCAGCCGCTTCGTCCACCACCCCGCCCTGCCCGGCGACTGGACGCCCGACGTCGACCGCGACCCCGAACTCATCGGCGGCCCGCGCAGCCTGGTGCACTACCCGCGCGGCTGGGGCATGGCGTCGAACACCCCCTTCCGGCTCTACAAGGGCCACACCTACGCGGGCGGGGTGCGCGTCCCGTTCGTCCTGTCCTGGCCGCGGGGCGCGCGCGACGGACGGCTCACCCCGGGGATACGCCCGCAGTACCAGTACGTCACCGACATCGCCCCGACCCTGCTGGAGCTGGCCGGTCTGGAGCGGCCGGAGCAGCGGCGGGGCGTCACGCTCCAGGAGCCGGACGGCGTCACCTTCACCCCGGTGCTCACCGACCCGGACCACCTCTCCACCCACCCCGAGCAGTACTGCGAGATGACCGGCAACCGCAGCTACTACCGCGACGGGCACAAGCTCGTCACCCTCCACCGCCCCGGCGCGCCCTACGACGACTCCGAGTGGGCCCTGTACGACATCAGGACCGACCCGACCGAGATCCACGACCTGGCAGCCGAGCACCCGGACCTGGTCAAGGAACTCTCGGCGGCGTGGGAGAAGGCGGCCTGGCGCAACGGGGTCTTCCCGCTCCCCGACGGCAGCGGCGCCCTCGCCCGGCGCAATCCGGCCGAGCGCCGGCTGTCGCGTCCGCTGACCCTGCTGCCGGGCACCCCGGAGCTGGAGCGCTACCGCTCCTCGCGGCTGGTCTCCCTGCGCTCCTTCGAGGTCACCGTCGCCGTCGAGGAGACGGGGGAGGGGGTGCTCGTCTCGCACGGTGACCAGGGCGGCGGCTACAGCCTGTACGTGGAGGACGGCCGCCTGCACTTCGCGTACAACGAGTACGGCGTGCTCCACGAGAGCGACGCCGGGCCGCTGTCACCCGGCGAGCACCTGGTCCGGCTCGCGGCCACCGCCGAGAAGGGGCTGCGCTGGGGCTTCACGATCGATGTCGACGGCGAGGTCCGGGCGACCCCGCCCAGCGTCCACCAGCTCATCGGCATGGCCCCCTTCCAGGGCATCAGCGTCGGCGTCGACCGCAAGTCACCCGTTTCCTGGCCGCTGTTCGAGCGCCACCGCTCCTTCCGCTACCGGGGCCGGCTGCGGTCGGTGACCTACATCCCGGGCGAGCCCGGCCCCGACTCGCCGGAGGCCGTGGCGCAGGCGCTCAAGGAGGCCGCGGCGGCGTTCGAGTGA
- a CDS encoding ABC transporter permease: MRSYLLRRLPSALLVLIAASFVIFTILRLVPGDPATALAGPDADAATVAAIRERLGLDAPLLSQYAHWIGSLLKGDLGPSYAIGGQTADLIGDGLGATTELTVAALLFVIVLGTAFGVLGATSRSRWLTAAVRVITTAALAVPPFVSGVLLVLVFAVALPVLPPGGRVAFLTAPDLAAQYLVLPALCLALPSAAVLGRYLKDGIERGLAEDYIRTATAAGVPPRRLLWRHTLPNALPPVVTLLGMQVGNLLGGAVLVEAIFAWPGLGQLAEQGLQRRDYPVVQDLLLLLVAVFVLVQLLTDLVYAWLDPRIRWE; encoded by the coding sequence ATGCGCAGCTACCTGCTCCGGCGGCTGCCGTCCGCCCTCCTCGTCCTGATAGCCGCCTCCTTCGTCATCTTCACGATCCTCCGGCTGGTCCCCGGCGACCCCGCCACCGCGCTCGCCGGACCGGACGCGGACGCGGCGACCGTCGCCGCGATCCGCGAACGGCTCGGCCTCGACGCCCCCCTGCTCTCCCAGTACGCCCACTGGATCGGCTCGCTCCTCAAGGGGGACCTCGGACCCTCGTACGCGATCGGCGGGCAGACCGCCGACCTGATCGGCGACGGACTCGGCGCCACCACCGAACTCACCGTCGCGGCACTGCTGTTCGTGATCGTGCTCGGTACGGCCTTCGGCGTGCTCGGGGCCACCTCGCGCAGCCGGTGGCTGACGGCCGCCGTCCGCGTGATCACCACCGCCGCGCTGGCCGTGCCGCCGTTCGTCAGCGGTGTGCTGCTCGTCCTGGTCTTCGCCGTCGCGCTCCCCGTGCTGCCGCCCGGCGGCCGGGTCGCCTTCCTGACGGCCCCCGACCTCGCCGCCCAGTACCTGGTGCTGCCGGCGCTCTGCCTCGCCCTGCCCAGCGCCGCCGTGCTCGGCCGCTACCTCAAGGACGGCATCGAACGCGGCCTCGCCGAGGACTACATCCGCACCGCCACCGCCGCCGGCGTGCCCCCGCGCCGCCTGCTGTGGCGCCACACCCTGCCCAACGCCCTCCCGCCCGTCGTCACCCTGCTCGGCATGCAGGTCGGCAACCTCCTCGGCGGGGCGGTCCTCGTCGAGGCGATCTTCGCCTGGCCCGGCCTCGGACAGCTCGCCGAACAGGGCCTCCAGCGCCGCGACTACCCGGTCGTCCAGGACCTGCTGCTGCTCCTGGTCGCCGTCTTCGTCCTCGTCCAGCTGCTCACCGACCTTGTGTACGCCTGGCTCGACCCCCGGATCAGGTGGGAGTAA
- a CDS encoding ABC transporter permease, giving the protein MTQTTDLLTGAPPPAARKPRTAARSRHPYRTALSTARARTGLVLVGVVVLAGLLAPLLAGHGPTDQSGQSLAGPGTPGHLLGTDDLGRDLLSRVLYGIRTDLGIITLAVPAGAVLGCLLALVAAAHPVADTVVQRVFDLLLAFPGLILALAVTAILGPGRTPVVLVIALAEVPVFGRLLRGGVLVQREREYVTAARVGGGSGSRVLVRHILPNAADPLVVQIAVSLTVAVFIEGAMSFLGVGVRPPQPTLGAVLSQSMPYLAQSPHFAAGPLITVTALVLGLSLIAEALNREIRR; this is encoded by the coding sequence ATGACCCAGACGACCGACCTCCTCACCGGCGCGCCGCCCCCGGCCGCCCGCAAGCCGCGCACCGCGGCCCGCAGCCGTCACCCGTACCGCACCGCCCTGTCCACCGCCCGCGCCCGCACCGGCCTCGTCCTCGTCGGCGTCGTCGTCCTCGCCGGGCTCCTGGCCCCCCTGCTCGCCGGACACGGGCCCACCGACCAGAGCGGCCAGAGCCTCGCCGGACCCGGCACGCCCGGACATCTCCTCGGCACCGACGACCTCGGCCGCGACCTGCTCAGCCGGGTGCTGTACGGCATCCGCACCGACCTCGGCATCATCACCCTCGCGGTGCCCGCCGGCGCGGTGCTCGGCTGCCTGCTGGCCCTCGTCGCCGCCGCCCACCCGGTGGCCGACACCGTCGTCCAGCGCGTGTTCGACCTGCTCCTCGCGTTCCCCGGGCTGATCCTGGCGCTCGCCGTCACCGCGATCCTCGGCCCGGGACGTACCCCCGTCGTCCTCGTCATCGCCCTCGCCGAGGTCCCGGTCTTCGGCCGGCTGCTGCGCGGTGGTGTCCTCGTACAGCGGGAACGCGAGTACGTCACCGCCGCCCGCGTCGGCGGCGGTTCGGGCAGCCGGGTGCTGGTCCGGCACATCCTGCCCAACGCGGCCGACCCGCTCGTCGTGCAGATCGCCGTCTCGCTGACCGTCGCCGTCTTCATCGAGGGCGCCATGAGCTTCCTCGGCGTCGGCGTCCGGCCGCCGCAGCCCACGCTCGGAGCCGTGCTCAGCCAGTCCATGCCCTACCTCGCCCAGTCCCCGCACTTCGCCGCGGGCCCCCTGATCACCGTGACCGCGCTTGTCCTCGGCCTCTCGCTCATCGCCGAGGCTCTCAACCGGGAGATACGCCGATGA
- a CDS encoding MFS transporter: MTGSHATPPQATETPRKGRGGGIALLVICSCQLMVVLDITIVNIALPHIQTALGFSTENLSWVINAYTLTFGGLLLLGGRLGDILGRRRVFMAGVALFVFASLLGGLAQESWQLLAARSLQGVGGAIASPTALALITTTFREGPARNRAFGVFAAVSAGGSAIGLLAGGVLVEWLDWRWIFFVNVPIGILIVLATRRFIQESERHPGHFDVIGALTATLGMVCLVYGFIRASEEGWSDTLTLVAFAAAVVLLGLFITIESRSRQPITPLWMFRDRNRAGTYGMMLSLAAAMFGMFFFLTLFVQNILGFSPLRTGLAFLPVSVIIAIGAGFTSRLLPRFGPKPFMVTGAVLAAVGLGWLTQTDVHSTYLGSLLGPVLVFGLGMGLQFVSLTLMALSGVEPHESGAASGILNTTQQVGGSLGLSILVTVFGTASRNEATDQVPKFMAEATPAQLAQFRKTGQLPGHWGDQVLASGVSTAFLAAAAFAVAAALIALFVIQVRPSDLERLRGSGQPGP, encoded by the coding sequence ATGACGGGCTCCCACGCGACACCTCCGCAGGCCACCGAAACCCCCAGGAAGGGTCGAGGCGGCGGGATCGCCCTGCTGGTCATCTGCTCCTGCCAGCTGATGGTGGTCCTCGACATCACCATCGTGAACATCGCCCTCCCGCACATCCAGACCGCCCTGGGCTTCTCCACCGAGAACCTGTCGTGGGTGATCAACGCCTACACGCTGACGTTCGGCGGTCTGCTGCTGCTGGGCGGACGGCTCGGAGACATTCTCGGGCGGCGCAGGGTCTTCATGGCCGGCGTCGCCCTCTTCGTGTTCGCCTCCCTGCTCGGCGGCCTCGCGCAGGAGTCCTGGCAACTGCTCGCCGCCCGCTCCCTCCAGGGCGTCGGCGGTGCCATCGCCTCGCCCACGGCGCTCGCGCTGATCACGACGACCTTCCGTGAAGGGCCCGCGCGCAACAGGGCGTTCGGCGTGTTCGCGGCGGTCTCGGCCGGCGGCAGCGCCATCGGGCTGCTCGCGGGCGGCGTGCTGGTGGAGTGGCTGGACTGGCGGTGGATCTTCTTCGTCAACGTGCCCATCGGCATCCTGATCGTACTGGCCACCCGCCGCTTCATCCAGGAGTCCGAACGCCACCCGGGCCACTTCGACGTCATCGGCGCGCTCACGGCGACGCTGGGCATGGTGTGCCTGGTCTACGGCTTCATCCGGGCCTCCGAGGAGGGCTGGAGCGACACCCTGACCCTGGTCGCGTTCGCCGCGGCGGTGGTGCTGCTCGGCCTGTTCATCACCATCGAGAGCCGGTCCCGGCAGCCCATCACACCCCTGTGGATGTTCCGCGACCGCAACCGCGCCGGCACCTACGGGATGATGCTCAGCCTCGCGGCGGCGATGTTCGGGATGTTCTTCTTCCTGACCCTCTTCGTGCAGAACATCCTGGGCTTCAGCCCCCTGCGCACGGGCCTCGCCTTCCTGCCGGTCAGCGTCATCATCGCGATCGGCGCCGGATTCACCTCCCGGCTGCTGCCGCGCTTCGGTCCCAAGCCCTTCATGGTGACGGGCGCGGTCCTCGCGGCCGTCGGACTGGGATGGCTCACCCAGACCGACGTCCACAGCACGTACCTGGGCAGCCTCCTGGGGCCGGTGCTGGTGTTCGGCCTCGGGATGGGCCTGCAGTTCGTCTCGCTGACGCTGATGGCGCTCTCGGGCGTCGAGCCCCACGAGTCGGGCGCGGCCTCCGGCATCCTCAACACCACCCAGCAGGTGGGCGGATCGCTCGGCCTGTCCATCCTGGTCACCGTTTTCGGCACGGCCAGCCGCAACGAGGCGACCGACCAGGTGCCCAAGTTCATGGCCGAGGCGACACCGGCGCAGCTCGCGCAGTTCCGCAAGACCGGGCAGCTCCCGGGGCACTGGGGCGACCAGGTCCTGGCATCCGGCGTCTCCACCGCGTTCCTCGCCGCGGCGGCCTTCGCCGTCGCCGCGGCCCTGATCGCGCTGTTCGTCATCCAGGTCCGCCCCTCCGACCTGGAACGGCTGCGCGGCAGCGGGCAGCCGGGCCCGTGA
- a CDS encoding formylglycine-generating enzyme family protein, producing the protein MAELPGGVFRMGDAFGEGYPADREGPVREVTVAPFAIDIAAVSNADWALFADATGYRTDAERYGSSYVFHLLLAPAAARHVIGRVPGAPWWLGVEGACWNAPEGPGSGTGDRADHPVVHISHDDARAYTEWAGLRLPTEAEWEYAARGGLDAARYPWGDELTPGGREMCNIWRGTFPLRSDRPGGRTGTVPVTAYAPNGYGLHNTSGNVWEWCADAFGPGERVIRGGSYLCHASYCNCYRVAARSHNSPDSSTGHGGFRCARDLTPPAPTHHGATRR; encoded by the coding sequence ATGGCCGAACTGCCCGGCGGTGTCTTCCGGATGGGCGACGCCTTCGGCGAGGGCTACCCCGCCGACCGGGAAGGGCCCGTGCGCGAGGTGACCGTGGCACCCTTCGCGATCGACATCGCCGCCGTCAGCAACGCCGACTGGGCCCTGTTCGCCGACGCCACCGGCTACCGCACCGACGCCGAACGGTACGGCAGCTCCTACGTGTTCCACCTGCTCCTCGCCCCGGCCGCCGCACGCCACGTCATCGGCCGGGTGCCCGGCGCGCCCTGGTGGCTCGGCGTCGAGGGGGCCTGCTGGAACGCCCCCGAGGGGCCGGGCTCCGGGACCGGGGACCGGGCCGACCACCCCGTCGTCCACATCTCCCACGACGACGCCCGCGCCTACACGGAATGGGCCGGGCTGCGCCTGCCCACCGAGGCCGAGTGGGAGTACGCCGCCCGCGGCGGACTCGACGCCGCCCGTTACCCGTGGGGCGACGAACTCACCCCCGGCGGACGCGAGATGTGCAACATCTGGCGCGGCACCTTCCCGCTCCGCTCCGACCGTCCGGGCGGCCGCACCGGCACCGTCCCCGTCACCGCGTACGCCCCCAACGGCTACGGCCTCCACAACACCTCCGGAAACGTCTGGGAGTGGTGCGCCGACGCCTTCGGACCCGGCGAACGCGTCATCCGGGGCGGCTCCTACCTGTGCCACGCCTCGTACTGCAACTGCTACCGCGTCGCCGCCCGCTCCCACAACAGCCCCGACTCCTCCACCGGCCACGGCGGCTTCCGCTGCGCCCGGGACCTCACCCCGCCCGCCCCGACCCACCACGGAGCCACCCGCCGATGA